GTAGCTCAATTGGATAGAGCATCGGTCTTCGGAACCGAGGGTTGGGGGTTCGAGTCCCTCCAGACGCATGGAGTTTTCAGTTGTGCAGAATGCGTCAAAAAAGGGGTTTCTAAGCATTCTAACGCATTTTCTGATTTTTTATTTCGTCCGACTGTGTGTGCAAATCTGTGCTTACTTGTGCAGGATTTTGCAGGTCGAATCAGTGCTTTTTCATATACCATTTTTGGGCCGCCATCTGTGCCGGTTTTGAGGGCCGCTGTTTCGGATTCCCAGTCCAAAGAGGGAAGATTTTCGACTGCGGCTGCCTGGTGTTCCGCTCGGGTGTGTGTGTAAATATCCAGCGTCATTGCCGCTGTGGAATGCCGCAGCAGGGCTTGAGCGGTCTTAATGTCCGTTCCGGATTCCACCAAAAAGGTCGCAAATGTATGCCTCAAACTGTGGAAATCGACTTTCCCCTGGCTTGTTTGGACGGCCAGAAACTCTGATTCCATCCGCCGCCGGTATTCTGCGGGATCGTCTCGGGCCGCTTCAATCCATTCCTGGCGGGCTGCGGTCAGATCGGCCTTGAGCATATCGGCCGTATGGTAGCCGGTCAGATGAAACGCCGGGGCCGTCGGCAATTTGTTCTTTAGGTGTTCCTTCAGCAAAGCCATTGTGGCCGTCCGAATGGGCAGGAAAGCCCCTTTTTTTGTTTTGGTATGCTCCGGTTCAACCCGAACCAAAAGCCGCTCAAAATCGAAATTGGAGCGTTTCAGAGAGCGGATTTCGTTCCTTCGCAGGCCGGTTTCCAGGGCCAACCGATAGACCAGATAACGTTCGGGCCCGCTCATCCCGTACTGTACCCCTGCTGCCCGCTTGGTATAGTCCAGCAGATAAGCGGCCTCCTCTCGGGTCAGGGCGCGCCGTTTGTTCGAAACGACAGCCCCTCTGAAAGACAGAATCTCCAGCGGATTGCCGGCCAGCCGTCCCATTTTCCTCAACCATCGCGTAAATTGCTTGCAGGCTCGGATGTAGTGCCGTTTGGACAAGGGCGACAAGGGCTGCTTGGTTTCGACCTTCTCCATCCTGCCGGTCTTTGGATTTTTCCGGCTCACAACCGCCCGCAGCCGCTCAATCGTCGCCTGGGTCTTATCTGCTGTTATATCCGGCAAATAGGAAAACCCCGCCGCCTGAAAAACCCTCCATACCCGAGCGGCCTGCTGGTTGGCCTGTTCGGGTGAAATCCCGCCGGCAAGGATATGATTTTTCCACTCCTCCAGGTGCTCCCGCAGCGGAACCCCTGCGGCAACCAACCCACCCGGCAGCAAATCCCACTGGGCCAGTTTGTGCCGCAGGCGGGCCGGCAGGCCGTCCAGCCAGTCGGAAACGTCCGGCGGGAAAAAACCGCTCTTTCGGCAGCCGACCGCTTCCAGCAGGTGCCGCTGAAGTTTTTCGGCCTGCGTTTTGTCCGTTCCGGCGGCAATCGTGTGCAGCCGGCCGTAGTGATCAGCAAAGGTGATATACCAGGAACGGGATATTTGCACACGCCCCGTGAGCGGATTGCGCCGCCGTCTTTTGTGAACAGCCATCTTCAGTCCTCCCGAAAAGTGTGCTTCTCTCTGTAAACCCTGCTGGGCGGTTCCGTCAATCTTTTTTTGCTGCAGCGGGTTCAACAGAGCCTGTTTTTAACGCCTTCTTTCTCGCGAACCCCCCGAAAACAGGCCTCTCGTTTTACGAACACCGCCCGGGGGATACCTTACCTACCCCCCTCCGTCGTTTTCTCTCTGAAGTACCCTCTAACAGCATTCTGGGCAGAATTTGCAGACGTTTTCCGGTAGGGATACAGCGGACAAGTACTCACTACGCACAAGGCGACTTCCTTACGCTGCCAGTTAACACAATCCAGGCATTTGGCATAAATCGCCGCCTTTTTCGACTGCCCCTGCATCGCCTTTTGATAAATCCCCTGATACCGCTTGGGGATTCCCGCAAGATACTCATCAAGCGAAATCGTCATCTTAACATCTCCTTAACATTTAATAAGTATCTCTTATAATCCGTGAGAATTTGCGTTTGACCCGGCCGCCGGTCTTTGGGCGTCAGGTTCCAGAGATTTCAGACACCCTCCCGTTTTCCGTTTCCAATCTCGCATTGGCTGGGTCAAAGAAACAACCGGTTTTCCGTTCTCGTCAGTCCAGTTCTTTTGCCTGTAGTAATCATAAAATTCTTTTGACTGCTGCTCGGATAAACCCAGAAGGTTTCCGTTCTGTATGCATTGATCCAATGAATACCTTTCGTCAGCAGCTTTTTGCTCTTTGGACAGCTGGACTGGGTTATCCCGGCCGGGTCCTGTCTGTCCTGTGCAGATTTCCTCGGAAGAATGATTGTTTAAGAGAGGGGGAGAGGGTTGTTTGCGTTTCCCTTTCTTTTTTATTTCTTCTTTTAAATTCTCTTTTAAATTCTGTTTGACGCCAGACGCAAAGTAAACGGCCTCAGAACGCAAAGTAGAAGAAGATTTCGTCAAAGTAGACGCAGAATTTGTCAAAGTATCGGGGGAATTTACTTTGCGTCTGGGCGCAAAGTAGATTCTCCTATAGCGGTTCTTTCCGTTTTCGATTTGGATAAAGTTTCTTTCCTGCAAGGCCGAAAGAATCCGAGAAACACTCTCCGGACGTTTGTTTATGATTTTTCCCAGAGCGGCATTGCTCATCCGGAGCCCCTTCTTTGGAAACGAAGCCGCCGCGCCCAAAATGACCTTTTCAGCCAGGGTCAATTCCTGAAGATAGAGAATCTCCGCCGGGATTCGGATGTATTTCAGGCCGTTTCTATCGCTCATTTTTGCCCCCCTTGCCGGCCGCCAGCGTCTGGAACCGCTCCAGGGACGGCATGCCCCATTCGACCCAGAGCGTAATATCCTCCCGCCGCCAGACCCGTTTGCCGCCCAGACGATAGGACGGGGGCAGCTTGCCCGCGTGCAGCAGACTGTAGAGGGTCCGGCGCCCTACGCCCAGCATTCGGGCCACCTGGGCAGGTGTCAGTAATAAAGGGGGTTCAAACGGCAGCGGCTCCATCTTGTCGCCCTTTTAGAGATTCCAAAACTCGTGAACGGTCAAAGCGGATAACCTTTGGCGAAATGACAATCCGGGGGATTTTCCCTTCTTTGGCCCATCGCAGAATGGTTTGCGGCTGGACTCCGATAAGAGCGGCCAGCTCCTCTTTGGTAAGTAAATCTATTGGCTGCATAAAAAAAGACCTTTCAAAAAAATGTCGTTTTTTTAAAAGGCCTTTTTATGCAAATGCATAAATTGCATAATGCAGCCGTTAGGCCTATAACTCAATTATACGTGAGAGATTGGCATGCATAAAAATTTCATTTCGGCCTTGTTCGACCATCTGTCCGCTTCCCCAGATCTACAATCCGGCTGTTGTAAGCGACTTTGGGTTTGGCCCCCTTCTCTTCTGTGAGAAGGTTATGATACTTTGCCCAGCCTTTAAACTCTTTAATCAACCGGCTAACCGTGTATTGCTTAAGTGGCCTTTTATATTCTTTCGAAAGCATTTTGGCAATTTCAGATTGGTTATAACCAGATTGATACAACAAATAGGCCTCTCTGGCCTCCTTCCTCGGTTCCTTCGGCAGTCGCAACGGCTGCTGCTCCTGAGGGACAGTGTTAACGGAGCGGTGGTGCTGAACCGCTTCCTGCAAAACCCTGAGTTGTTCAATCTTGGGCAGGCGTTCAAAGTCTTTGTAGGACAACCCGATGATTTTCTGAACCGCCAAAGCCAGGACAAAAGGGGATGCAAACTCATTTCCGGTCAGTTCTTTTGCGGCTCTATGGACAACCAGTTTATCCAGAAACTGAACAACCCCAGCCGGCCCGCCAAAACACTTTTCCAGTTTCTCTAAAATGTGGCTTGGCAAAGTAATCGGCCCCGGCCATCGGTCTAAGTCGCTATCTGTCAGCGGATATTCGTCTTCGGTTTGCTTCGCAGGAGCAACCCAATACTGCAGGATACCCCCCTTGGATGGATTCTGCGGTTTGGTTTGTTTCTTTTTCACTTGTCGCAGCCCTCTCGACAAGCCCGGAAAAACTCGGCGCGGCCAGCCAGGCGGGCTTTTCCTGGTTTTCGGACGCGACCCTATGCCGCGCCGTTTGATTCTATCCGTCAACGCCGGCCAGCGTCAAGATGGCTTTCCGGATATAGTCCGGCAGGGCATCCCAGACCAAAACCAGCTGCTCCAAATCAGTGCTTTTTCGTGTGCCTTGCGGTTTTTGATTTTCACAAGTGCTTTTATTATCAAGGACTTGCGATTTTAGAGCATCGGTCTTCGGAACCGAGGGTTGGGGGTTCGAGTCCCTCCAGACGCAGTCAAACCGAACCAACTCAGCGTTTGCTCATCCAGTCTGTAAATTGCTCGAAAAGATACCGCGAATCGTGCGGGCCCGGGGAGGCCTCCGGGTGATACTGGACGGAGAAGGCCTTTTTCTTTTTGACGGATAGCCCTTCGCTGGTCATGTCGTTGAGATTCAGATGCGTCATTTTGGCGCCTGTGCCCTTCAGCGAATCCAAATCCACACAAAAACCGTGATTCTGGCTGGTAATCTCAATGCATCCGGTTTCAAGATTTTTCACAGGGTGATTGGCGCCGCGGTGACCAAACTTGAGTTTGTAAGTTTTGCCGCCGAGGGCCAGGGCCAGCAATTGATGCCCCAGACAAATTCCGAAAATCGGCACTTTGCCCAGCAGAGCCCGAACCGTTTCGACCGCAAACGTCAAAGCCGCCGGGTCTCCGGGACCGTTGCTGAGGAAAACTCCATCGGGTTTTCGAGCCAGAACTTTTTCTGCAGGAGTATGAGCGGGAACGACCTCAACGGCACAGCCGTGCGAACGAAGCAGCCGCAGAATATTGTGTTTGATGCCGAAATCATACGCCACGACGGAATACCGTATCGAAGGGCGAATTTCCTCCCCTCGCAGAACATCCACAAATCCCTTATCCCAGCGGTAGGGACGTTCGGAGCTGACTTCACTGACAATATCGCGACCGACAAGCCCCGGATAGGCCTCCAGCCGATTCCGCAAAACCGAAATGCTGAATTCCTCTGAGGAAAGAATGCCGCGCATGGCTCCCTGCGTGCGGATATGGCGGACGAGCTTGCGGGTATCAATGCCCTCCAGGCCGACCACCCCGCTGTCTTTCAGATAGGCGGAAAGGGTCTTTCGGCTTCGCCAATTGCTCGGGTAGGGACAGGCCTCTTTGACAACCAGCCCGGCACAGAAAATTTTGCGGGATTCCCAATCGAGCTCGTTGGTGCCGGTATTTCCGATCATCGGATAGGTCATGGTCATAATCTGTTCATGATAGGACGGGTCGGTCAGGATTTCCTGGTAGCCGGTCATCGCCGTATTGAATACGACCTCGCCGCAGACTGTTCCGACGGCACCGAAAGAAGTGCCTTCAAACACCGTTCCGTCTTCGAGCAGTAAAATTGCTTTGGACATATCGTTCCTTTATCGGTAATACAGCTGAATCGGTTTGACTGAAATTTTCTTTTTCCGCATTGCCTCAATCGCCTGAACAATGGCTGCCGCCGCCCGAATCGTGGTGGCATACGGCACCTGATGGTCCACCGCGGCCCGGCGAATCGGGAAGGAATCCCGAATCGTCTGCTCGCCGATGGTGGTATTGATAATCAAATCCACCTGACCGTTGATAATGCGGTCCACAATATTCGGTCGGCCCTCATTCATTTTGCGAATAAACTCCGAGGGAATGTTGTTTTCAATCAGCGTGATGCAGGTCCCCCGGGTGGCAATAATCTTAAAGCCCATTTCATGGAATCGCCGTGCGATGGCCACAGCTTTGGGTTTGTCAGCATCTTTGACGCTGATAAAGACTGTTCCCCCGGTGGGCAGCGGATTGCCGGCGGCTATCTGGGATTTGGCATATGCGATTCCGATATCCTCGCTGATGCCCATCACCTCGCCGGTCGAGAGCATTTCAGGCCCCAAAATGACATCCGCACCCGGAAACTTCAGGAAGGGGAAGACCGCCTCTTTGACGGAATAATACGGACGAACCACCTCGCGGGTAAACCCGAGCTGTTTGAGGGTCATCCCGGCCATCACCTTGGCAGCCAGTTTGGCCAGCGGAACTCCAATGGCCTTGCTGACAAAAGGAATGGTTCGGGAGGCCCGCGGATTGACCTCAAGGATATAAACCTGATTGTCCTTGACAGCGAACTGAATATTAATCAGGCCTTTGACGTTCAGGGCCAGGGCCAATTGTTTGGTCTGACGTTTGATGTCCGCAATCACGGACTTGGGCAGAGAAAAGGTCGGCAGAATGCAGGCGCTGTCGCCGGAATGGATGCCGGCTTCTTCAATATGCTCCATAATGCCGCCGATCACGACGGTCTTGCCGTCACAAATCGCATCCACATCCAATTCCGTCGCATCATCGAGGAACTGGTCAATCAGGACCGGATGTCCTTCGGCGGCCTCAAAGGCCTCCAGCACGGAAGTGCGGAAGTCCTCCTCGTTATAGACAATATCCATCGCCCGACCGCCGAGCACAAAGGACGGTCGAACCAGAAGCGGAAACCCGATTTTTTTGGCAATTTTCAGGGCTTCAGCATAGGTGGTAGCACTGCCTCCGGCGGGCTGCCGCAGCCGCAGCTTCCGTATCAGCCGATTAAACTTTTCCCGGTCTTCTGCAATGTCGATGCTTTCCGGAGAGGTCCCAATAATCGGCACGCCGGCTTTGCGGAGCGGGGTAGCCAGTTTCAGGGGAGTCTGACCGCCCAGCTGGACAATCACACCGTCCGGACGTTCCGTCTCCACAATATTCATCACATCCTCAAATGTCAGCGGCTCAAAATACAGCCGGTCGGAGGTGTCATAATCCGTGCTGACCGTCTCGGGGTTGCAGTTGACCATGATGGATTCGATGCCGATTTCCCGCAGGGCAAAGGCCGCATGACAGCAGCAGTAGTCAAACTCGATTCCCTGTCCGATTCGGTTGGGCCCGCCGCCTAGAATCATCACCTTCCGAAGCGACGTCGGAGCGGCCTCGCACTCCTCTTCATAGGTTGAATACAGATAAGGAGT
This is a stretch of genomic DNA from Anaerohalosphaeraceae bacterium. It encodes these proteins:
- a CDS encoding helix-turn-helix domain-containing protein, which codes for MQPIDLLTKEELAALIGVQPQTILRWAKEGKIPRIVISPKVIRFDRSRVLESLKGRQDGAAAV
- a CDS encoding helix-turn-helix domain-containing protein, which produces MEPLPFEPPLLLTPAQVARMLGVGRRTLYSLLHAGKLPPSYRLGGKRVWRREDITLWVEWGMPSLERFQTLAAGKGGKNER
- the carA gene encoding glutamine-hydrolyzing carbamoyl-phosphate synthase small subunit, giving the protein MSKAILLLEDGTVFEGTSFGAVGTVCGEVVFNTAMTGYQEILTDPSYHEQIMTMTYPMIGNTGTNELDWESRKIFCAGLVVKEACPYPSNWRSRKTLSAYLKDSGVVGLEGIDTRKLVRHIRTQGAMRGILSSEEFSISVLRNRLEAYPGLVGRDIVSEVSSERPYRWDKGFVDVLRGEEIRPSIRYSVVAYDFGIKHNILRLLRSHGCAVEVVPAHTPAEKVLARKPDGVFLSNGPGDPAALTFAVETVRALLGKVPIFGICLGHQLLALALGGKTYKLKFGHRGANHPVKNLETGCIEITSQNHGFCVDLDSLKGTGAKMTHLNLNDMTSEGLSVKKKKAFSVQYHPEASPGPHDSRYLFEQFTDWMSKR